One stretch of Hymenobacter chitinivorans DSM 11115 DNA includes these proteins:
- a CDS encoding EamA family transporter — MNDTPTPRFTLPPLPAVLLAIVSVQAGAAIAKGLFPVLGPAATTSLRIGLSALILLVTVRPRLGQLQAAQWRVVAPYGLALGTMNFLFYESLARIPLGLAVTLEFIGPLSLALVGARRWFDFVWVVLAAAGIALIAPWSGQGIDLLGMGLALAAGGLWAVYIVLGQRTAAALPGPVAVAVGMLFAALPVLPFGVASGGLLALTPYLLLLAGLLALFSSVLPFSLEMQALRTMPTRTFSILMSLEPVAAAVSGWLLLGEKLTLAQWLAVLFIVVASAGATLTTSRPQPAHGGE, encoded by the coding sequence ATGAACGATACTCCGACTCCGCGCTTTACCCTGCCCCCCCTGCCCGCCGTGCTGCTTGCCATTGTGAGCGTGCAGGCCGGGGCCGCCATTGCCAAAGGTCTGTTTCCGGTGCTCGGCCCGGCCGCCACGACCAGCCTGCGCATCGGCTTGTCGGCCCTGATTCTGCTGGTCACGGTGCGGCCCCGGCTGGGGCAGCTGCAGGCCGCGCAGTGGCGGGTGGTAGCGCCCTACGGCCTGGCCCTGGGCACGATGAACTTTCTGTTCTACGAGTCGCTGGCCCGGATTCCGCTGGGCCTGGCCGTTACGCTCGAGTTTATCGGGCCGCTGAGTCTGGCCCTGGTTGGGGCCCGCCGCTGGTTCGACTTCGTGTGGGTGGTGCTGGCCGCAGCGGGCATTGCCCTGATTGCGCCCTGGTCGGGGCAGGGCATCGACTTGCTGGGCATGGGCCTGGCGCTGGCCGCGGGCGGCCTGTGGGCAGTGTATATCGTGCTGGGACAACGCACGGCCGCGGCGCTACCGGGTCCGGTGGCGGTGGCCGTGGGCATGCTTTTCGCGGCGCTGCCGGTGCTGCCGTTTGGGGTGGCCAGCGGCGGCCTGCTGGCCCTGACGCCGTATTTGCTGCTGCTGGCGGGTCTGCTGGCCTTGTTTTCCAGCGTGCTGCCCTTTTCACTGGAAATGCAGGCCCTGCGCACCATGCCCACCCGCACGTTCAGCATTCTGATGAGCCTGGAGCCGGTGGCCGCGGCCGTGTCGGGCTGGCTGCTGCTGGGCGAAAAGCTAACCTTGGCCCAATGGCTGGCCGTGCTCTTTATCGTGGTGGCCAGCGCGGGTGCTACCCTGACGACCAGTCGGCCCCAGCCCGCCCACGGCGGCGAGTAA
- a CDS encoding methyltransferase domain-containing protein: MEQHIQAQVQDYYGTALQTSHDLKTNACCTDDIPAAHKRILAQLETEVLEKYYGCGVCIPSAVEGLTVLDLGSGSGRDAYLLSKLVGERGRVIGVDMTEEQLAVARRHVAAHTATFGYQQPNVEFRHGFIEDLHSAGLEDNSVDLVVSNCVLNLSTDKVATYREIFRVLKPGGELFIADVFSDRRVPETLRQDPVLYGECLSGALYIEDFRRLLRELGIRDYRLTAQRRLTIDNAEIERKVGNIKFYSLTVRAFKLDLEDQCEDYGQVATYLGTAPDEPHSFTLDDHHVFETGRPVLVCGNTADMLTRTRYGAHFRVDGTKNQHFGLFPCGPAPTSTAAATETTGSCC, translated from the coding sequence ATGGAGCAACACATTCAGGCCCAGGTCCAGGACTACTACGGTACCGCGCTGCAAACCAGCCACGACCTGAAAACCAACGCCTGCTGCACCGACGACATTCCGGCGGCCCACAAGCGGATTCTGGCCCAGCTGGAGACGGAAGTGCTGGAGAAATACTACGGCTGCGGCGTGTGCATCCCCTCGGCCGTGGAGGGCCTCACCGTGCTGGATCTGGGCTCGGGCTCCGGCCGCGACGCCTATTTACTGTCCAAGCTGGTCGGCGAGCGGGGCCGCGTCATTGGCGTGGATATGACCGAGGAGCAGCTGGCCGTGGCCCGGCGCCACGTGGCGGCCCACACCGCCACCTTTGGCTACCAGCAGCCCAACGTGGAATTCCGCCACGGCTTTATCGAAGACCTGCACTCGGCGGGCCTCGAAGACAACAGTGTGGATCTGGTCGTGAGCAACTGCGTGCTGAACCTGAGCACGGATAAAGTGGCCACCTACCGCGAGATTTTCCGGGTGCTCAAGCCCGGCGGGGAGCTCTTTATTGCCGACGTCTTCTCGGACCGGCGCGTGCCCGAAACCCTGCGCCAGGACCCGGTGCTCTACGGCGAGTGCCTGAGTGGGGCCTTGTACATCGAGGATTTCCGCCGCCTGCTGCGCGAGCTGGGCATCCGCGACTACCGCCTCACGGCCCAGCGCCGCCTCACCATCGACAACGCCGAGATTGAGCGCAAGGTCGGCAACATCAAGTTCTACTCGCTCACGGTGCGGGCCTTCAAGCTCGACCTGGAAGACCAGTGCGAGGACTACGGCCAGGTGGCCACCTACCTGGGCACCGCCCCCGACGAGCCCCACAGCTTCACCCTCGACGACCACCACGTGTTCGAAACCGGCCGGCCGGTGCTCGTGTGCGGCAACACCGCCGACATGCTCACGCGCACCCGCTACGGCGCCCATTTCCGCGTGGATGGCACCAAAAACCAGCACTTCGGCTTATTCCCCTGCGGCCCTGCTCCCACGAGTACCGCTGCCGCCACCGAAACCACTGGCAGCTGCTGCTAA
- a CDS encoding 3' terminal RNA ribose 2'-O-methyltransferase Hen1, whose translation MLLTITTTHQPATDLGYLLHKNPARLQTLEVAGGQVHIFYPEATAERCTAAVLLDIDPVALVRNHRGPAGEGFALEQYVNDRPYVASSFLSAALIKAFNTAMNGTCKDRPELPEVLLPLQATVAVMPAASAEQLVRLFAPLGYEVETAAHVLDPTVPEWGHSRYFTLHLRHPALRLRDLLSHLYVLIPVLDNDKHYWVNAQEAEKLLHRGAAWLPQHPDREFITRRYLRNLAEYVNPTLERLLAGDEAASDDSLEAVLPPDSAAEDVAGSTEPAGPDHAEPAAEKQKLHDVRLDRVAEEIRRLGAKRVLDLGCGEGKLVRRLLRLPQVEHILAMDVSMRELQRAHERLHVAEMPPRQRERLTLAQGSVLYHDPRLTGYDAAAVVEVIEHLDENRLAAFEQVVFARAQPGAVLVTTPNADYNQRYEQLSAGDFRHSDHRFEWSRAQFLAWAMGVAERNGYRVRIEPLGPEAAEVGAPSQLAVFER comes from the coding sequence ATGCTGCTTACCATTACCACTACCCACCAGCCCGCCACCGATTTGGGCTACCTCTTGCACAAGAACCCGGCCCGCCTGCAAACCCTGGAGGTAGCCGGCGGCCAGGTCCATATTTTCTATCCCGAAGCCACCGCCGAGCGGTGTACGGCCGCCGTGCTGCTCGATATTGACCCCGTGGCGTTGGTGCGCAACCACCGCGGCCCGGCCGGCGAAGGATTTGCCCTGGAACAGTACGTCAACGACCGGCCCTACGTGGCTTCGTCCTTTCTGAGTGCGGCCCTGATCAAGGCCTTCAACACGGCCATGAACGGCACCTGCAAGGACCGCCCCGAGCTGCCCGAGGTGCTGCTGCCCCTGCAAGCCACCGTGGCCGTGATGCCCGCCGCCAGCGCCGAGCAGCTCGTCCGCCTGTTTGCGCCCCTGGGCTACGAAGTCGAAACCGCGGCCCACGTGCTGGACCCGACGGTGCCGGAGTGGGGCCACAGCCGCTATTTCACCCTGCACCTGCGCCACCCGGCCCTGCGCCTGCGCGACCTGCTGAGCCACCTCTACGTGCTGATTCCGGTGCTCGACAACGACAAGCACTACTGGGTAAACGCCCAGGAGGCTGAAAAGCTGCTGCACCGGGGCGCGGCCTGGCTGCCCCAGCACCCCGACCGAGAGTTCATCACCCGCCGCTACCTGCGCAACCTGGCCGAGTACGTCAACCCAACGTTGGAGCGCCTGCTGGCCGGCGACGAAGCCGCCTCGGACGACTCCCTGGAAGCCGTTCTGCCGCCGGATTCCGCAGCGGAGGACGTTGCGGGCAGCACTGAACCGGCCGGACCGGACCACGCCGAGCCGGCCGCCGAAAAGCAGAAGCTCCACGACGTGCGCCTCGACCGGGTGGCCGAGGAAATCCGCCGCCTGGGTGCCAAGCGCGTGCTGGACCTGGGCTGCGGGGAAGGCAAGCTGGTGCGCCGCCTGCTCCGGCTCCCGCAGGTGGAGCACATCCTGGCCATGGACGTGTCGATGCGGGAGCTGCAGCGGGCCCACGAGCGGCTGCACGTGGCCGAAATGCCCCCGCGGCAGCGCGAGCGGCTCACCCTGGCGCAAGGCTCGGTGCTCTACCACGACCCGCGCCTGACCGGCTACGACGCGGCGGCCGTGGTCGAAGTCATCGAGCACCTCGACGAAAACCGGCTGGCGGCCTTCGAGCAAGTGGTGTTTGCCCGCGCCCAGCCCGGGGCCGTGCTCGTGACCACGCCCAACGCCGACTACAACCAGCGCTACGAGCAGCTCTCGGCCGGCGACTTCCGCCACTCCGACCACCGCTTCGAGTGGAGCCGGGCGCAGTTTCTGGCCTGGGCCATGGGCGTGGCCGAACGTAATGGCTACCGGGTGCGCATCGAGCCCCTGGGGCCGGAAGCGGCGGAAGTCGGGGCACCTTCGCAGCTGGCCGTGTTTGAGCGGTAA
- a CDS encoding cupredoxin domain-containing protein — MDTAEIFVTLGGLGLAAFVIWYFFFSARQTAAAASTAGGVQQVAITVKGGYSPEVIEVERGQPVQLSFYRAEENSCSEELLLPDFSIRRELPAFRTTLIELLPQRAGEFEFTCGMGMLRGRLIVK, encoded by the coding sequence ATGGATACTGCCGAAATTTTCGTGACGCTGGGCGGGCTGGGCCTGGCCGCGTTTGTCATCTGGTACTTCTTCTTTTCGGCCCGGCAAACGGCCGCCGCTGCCTCTACCGCGGGCGGCGTGCAGCAAGTCGCCATTACCGTCAAGGGCGGCTACTCGCCGGAGGTGATTGAGGTGGAGCGGGGCCAGCCCGTGCAGCTTAGCTTCTATCGGGCCGAGGAAAACAGCTGCTCCGAAGAGCTGCTGCTGCCCGATTTCAGCATCCGCCGCGAGCTGCCCGCCTTCCGGACGACGCTGATAGAATTGCTGCCCCAGCGGGCCGGCGAGTTCGAGTTTACCTGCGGCATGGGCATGCTACGGGGCCGGCTCATCGTGAAATAG
- a CDS encoding heavy metal translocating P-type ATPase: MNTVAPETTTLDIEGMTCASCAAFVEKSLTRTPGVQSALVNYATEKATVQYLPDQASPTTLKEAVVKAGYGVVERAPDTSAADRQAALDEQKARTYQQLKRRFWVAVGLAVVIMPLSMLMLWPALLQRVNMQGLNYILLLLTLPVLLYSGREFYVSAWNGLRHRAANMDTLIAVGTGAAFAYSLAATVVPGFFTSRGLMPEVYYDTTATIIALILLGKVLEQRAKTQTSAAMKSLLGLQAKTARVVRPGGQEIDVPLEQVQLNDVVVVRPGEKVATDGVLLEGASAVDEAMLTGESLPVEKKPGDAVFGATLNTTGSFRFRVTKVGADTMLAQIVKLVEDAQGSRAPIQRLADKVSAIFVPTVVVIALLTFVLWFDLAPVESRLPLALVNFVAVLIIACPCALGLATPTAIMVSTGKGAEHGVLIRSAEALEKAYRVDTVLLDKTGTITRGEPAVTDFIVAPGQDARRVLQLVAAVERQSEHPLAAAVVRYAEAQDAAALPATSFRAVAGHGAAATVESQVVLIGNRRLLQEEGVVLPPELETPAAELLSQAQTVLYVAVAGRAVGVLGVADTVRNTSAAAIRQLQQQGIEVVMMTGDNPQTAAAVAAQVGITRYFAEVLPPDKAAKVQELQAEGRTVAMVGDGINDAPALARADIGLAIGAGTDVAMEAAGITLMRSDLQGVVTAIALSRQTIRVIRQNLFFAFIYNSLGIPVAAGLLYPVFGWLLSPMLAAGAMALSSVSVLTNSLRLRSFRAN; encoded by the coding sequence ATGAATACGGTTGCTCCCGAAACTACTACCCTCGACATCGAAGGCATGACCTGCGCCTCGTGCGCGGCCTTTGTGGAGAAGTCCCTGACCCGTACGCCTGGCGTGCAGAGTGCGTTGGTCAACTACGCCACCGAAAAAGCCACGGTGCAGTACCTGCCCGACCAGGCCTCCCCCACCACCCTGAAGGAAGCCGTGGTAAAAGCCGGCTACGGCGTGGTGGAGCGCGCCCCCGACACCAGCGCCGCCGACCGCCAAGCCGCCCTCGACGAGCAGAAAGCCCGCACCTACCAGCAGCTCAAGCGCCGCTTCTGGGTGGCCGTGGGCTTGGCCGTCGTCATCATGCCGCTGAGCATGCTTATGCTCTGGCCCGCTTTGCTGCAGCGCGTCAACATGCAGGGGCTCAATTATATCTTGCTGCTGCTCACGCTGCCGGTGCTGCTCTACAGCGGGCGGGAGTTTTACGTCTCGGCCTGGAACGGCCTGCGCCACCGGGCTGCCAACATGGACACGCTCATTGCCGTGGGCACCGGGGCCGCGTTTGCCTACAGCCTGGCCGCTACCGTCGTACCGGGCTTTTTCACCAGCCGCGGCCTGATGCCCGAGGTCTATTACGACACCACGGCCACCATCATTGCCCTGATTTTGCTGGGTAAAGTGTTGGAGCAGCGGGCCAAAACCCAAACGTCGGCGGCCATGAAGTCCTTGCTGGGCTTGCAGGCCAAAACGGCCCGGGTGGTGCGCCCCGGCGGCCAGGAAATCGACGTGCCCCTTGAGCAGGTGCAATTGAATGACGTAGTGGTGGTGCGGCCCGGCGAGAAAGTAGCCACCGACGGCGTACTGCTGGAAGGCGCCTCGGCCGTGGACGAGGCCATGCTGACGGGGGAAAGTTTGCCGGTGGAGAAAAAGCCCGGCGACGCGGTGTTCGGGGCCACGCTCAACACAACCGGCTCCTTCCGTTTCCGCGTCACCAAAGTCGGGGCCGACACGATGCTGGCCCAGATTGTGAAGCTGGTGGAAGATGCCCAGGGCAGCCGGGCCCCGATTCAGCGCCTGGCCGATAAAGTCAGCGCCATCTTCGTGCCCACGGTCGTGGTTATTGCCCTGCTCACCTTCGTGCTCTGGTTTGATTTGGCCCCGGTGGAAAGCCGCCTGCCGCTGGCCTTGGTCAACTTCGTGGCCGTACTCATCATTGCCTGCCCCTGCGCCCTGGGGCTGGCCACGCCCACGGCCATCATGGTCAGCACCGGCAAAGGCGCCGAGCACGGCGTGCTGATTCGCTCGGCCGAAGCCCTGGAAAAAGCGTACCGGGTCGATACCGTGCTGCTCGACAAAACCGGCACCATCACCCGCGGGGAGCCCGCCGTTACCGACTTCATCGTTGCCCCCGGCCAGGATGCCCGCCGGGTGCTGCAATTAGTAGCGGCCGTGGAGCGCCAGAGTGAGCACCCGCTGGCCGCCGCCGTAGTCCGCTACGCCGAGGCACAAGATGCCGCCGCGCTGCCCGCCACCAGCTTCCGGGCCGTGGCCGGACACGGGGCTGCCGCCACCGTCGAAAGCCAAGTTGTACTTATCGGCAACCGCCGCCTGCTGCAGGAAGAAGGCGTTGTACTACCTCCGGAGCTGGAAACCCCGGCCGCAGAGTTGCTCAGCCAGGCCCAAACCGTGCTCTACGTGGCCGTAGCCGGCCGGGCCGTGGGCGTGCTGGGCGTGGCCGATACCGTGCGCAACACTTCGGCGGCGGCTATCCGGCAATTGCAGCAGCAGGGCATTGAGGTGGTGATGATGACCGGCGACAACCCCCAAACGGCCGCCGCCGTGGCCGCCCAGGTGGGCATCACCCGCTACTTCGCCGAGGTCTTGCCCCCCGACAAAGCCGCCAAGGTCCAGGAGCTGCAGGCCGAGGGCCGTACCGTGGCCATGGTCGGCGACGGTATCAACGACGCTCCGGCCCTGGCCCGGGCCGACATCGGGCTGGCCATCGGCGCGGGCACCGACGTGGCCATGGAAGCGGCCGGCATCACGCTGATGCGCTCCGACCTGCAGGGCGTGGTTACGGCCATTGCCCTGAGCCGGCAAACGATTCGCGTTATCCGCCAGAACTTGTTTTTTGCCTTTATCTACAACTCGCTCGGCATTCCCGTGGCAGCGGGCCTGCTCTACCCCGTCTTTGGCTGGCTGCTCTCGCCCATGCTGGCGGCCGGGGCCATGGCCCTGAGCTCGGTGTCGGTGCTGACCAACTCGTTGCGCCTGCGCTCTTTTCGCGCCAATTAA
- a CDS encoding DUF305 domain-containing protein, translated as MNSSARLLATLVTGTLLFTGCGDQKSAATTTDPKAPTASTDHSAMHHGPATADMKGLMNTMMTNMEGAKPAGNTDRDFALMMMAHHKGAVEMSALELKEGTDATLRAMAEKISADQQQEILVLQEAATRLDAAPANYKPTDPADPFTRQLKASMDGMMLNLGEPSGSVDQDYAALMIPHHQSAVAMAQAELTHGQDSKLKQLAQQIISAQEQEIKQFKVWQVKHAGQIKPGAALYECPMGDGGRSNAPGKCPKCGMDLEKKA; from the coding sequence ATGAACTCCTCCGCCCGCCTGCTCGCCACCCTGGTCACTGGTACGTTGCTGTTTACTGGTTGCGGCGACCAAAAATCTGCCGCAACCACTACCGACCCCAAAGCGCCCACCGCCAGCACCGACCACTCGGCCATGCACCATGGGCCGGCCACTGCCGACATGAAGGGACTGATGAACACCATGATGACGAACATGGAGGGCGCTAAGCCTGCCGGCAACACCGACCGCGACTTTGCGCTAATGATGATGGCCCACCACAAAGGCGCCGTCGAAATGTCGGCCCTGGAGCTCAAAGAGGGCACCGACGCTACACTGCGGGCCATGGCCGAGAAAATCAGCGCCGACCAGCAGCAGGAAATCCTGGTTTTACAGGAAGCAGCCACCCGCCTCGACGCGGCCCCGGCCAACTACAAGCCCACCGACCCGGCCGACCCGTTTACCCGCCAGCTGAAGGCCTCAATGGACGGCATGATGCTGAACCTGGGCGAGCCCAGCGGCAGCGTCGACCAGGACTACGCCGCCCTGATGATACCTCACCACCAGAGCGCCGTGGCAATGGCCCAGGCGGAGCTAACCCACGGCCAGGACTCCAAGCTCAAGCAGCTGGCCCAGCAAATAATTTCGGCTCAGGAGCAGGAAATCAAGCAATTCAAGGTGTGGCAGGTGAAACACGCCGGCCAGATTAAGCCCGGCGCGGCCCTCTACGAGTGCCCCATGGGCGACGGAGGCCGCAGCAACGCCCCCGGCAAGTGCCCCAAATGCGGCATGGACCTGGAAAAGAAAGCCTAA
- a CDS encoding heavy-metal-associated domain-containing protein: MKTLQFKTNINCGGCIKAVTPTLNGEPAISAWQVDTANPDKVLTISGELTEAQVIALVEDAGFEARAV; encoded by the coding sequence ATGAAAACCCTCCAGTTCAAAACCAACATCAACTGCGGCGGCTGCATCAAGGCCGTAACGCCTACTCTGAACGGCGAGCCGGCCATCAGCGCCTGGCAAGTCGACACGGCTAACCCCGACAAGGTGTTGACCATCAGCGGGGAGCTAACCGAAGCTCAGGTAATTGCCCTGGTAGAGGATGCCGGCTTCGAGGCCCGAGCCGTGTAG
- the arsS gene encoding arsenosugar biosynthesis radical SAM (seleno)protein ArsS (Some members of this family are selenoproteins.), which translates to MTKSLRATGHQLADSSFQLTVLRQEVAETLHLPLFHEKLGAAGLFPLTPVAPAVLQINVGKMCNQVCKHCHVDAGPDRKEIMTRQTMQYCLDALAQTDIPTVDLTGGAPEMNPDFRWFVEEISKLGRKVLVRCNLTIIVANKKYYDLPEFFKKHGVEVVSSLPFYSAAKTDSQRGDGVFEDSIRALKMLNAVGYGQAGSGLVLNLVYNPAGAFLPGGQKGLQDQFKRVLLKDHGIVFNELFAITNIPVSRYLDYLIESGNYAGYMEKLVNAFNPVAAAGVMCRNTISVGWDGGLYDCDFNQMLDLHVASTVQHIRDFDAATLAQRPIVVNQHCYGCTAGAGSSCGGTVA; encoded by the coding sequence ATGACTAAGTCCTTAAGGGCCACTGGCCACCAGCTGGCCGATTCGTCGTTCCAACTCACCGTGCTGCGCCAGGAAGTAGCCGAAACGCTGCACCTGCCCCTGTTTCACGAGAAGCTCGGCGCCGCGGGTCTGTTTCCGCTTACGCCCGTGGCCCCGGCCGTGCTCCAGATCAACGTGGGCAAGATGTGCAACCAGGTGTGTAAGCACTGCCACGTAGATGCCGGCCCGGACCGCAAGGAAATCATGACCCGGCAGACCATGCAGTACTGCCTCGACGCGCTGGCCCAAACCGATATTCCGACGGTGGACCTCACCGGCGGCGCCCCGGAAATGAACCCCGACTTCCGCTGGTTCGTGGAGGAAATCAGCAAGCTGGGCCGCAAGGTGCTCGTGCGCTGCAACCTGACCATCATCGTGGCCAATAAGAAGTACTACGACCTGCCCGAATTTTTCAAAAAGCACGGCGTGGAAGTGGTCAGCTCCCTGCCCTTCTACAGCGCGGCCAAAACCGACAGCCAGCGCGGCGACGGGGTGTTTGAGGACTCGATTCGGGCGCTGAAAATGCTCAACGCCGTGGGCTACGGACAGGCAGGTTCGGGCCTGGTGCTCAACCTGGTGTACAACCCGGCCGGGGCGTTTTTGCCCGGCGGACAGAAGGGCCTGCAGGACCAGTTTAAGCGGGTGCTGCTCAAAGACCACGGCATCGTCTTCAACGAGCTGTTTGCCATTACCAACATTCCCGTGAGCCGCTACCTGGACTACCTGATTGAGTCGGGCAACTACGCGGGCTACATGGAAAAGCTGGTCAACGCCTTCAACCCCGTGGCCGCGGCCGGCGTGATGTGCCGCAACACGATTTCGGTGGGCTGGGACGGCGGCCTCTACGACTGCGACTTCAACCAGATGCTGGACCTACACGTGGCCAGCACCGTGCAGCACATCCGCGACTTCGACGCCGCCACGCTGGCCCAACGGCCCATTGTGGTCAACCAGCACTGCTACGGCTGCACGGCCGGCGCGGGCTCCAGCTGCGGCGGTACCGTGGCCTAG
- a CDS encoding TIGR04282 family arsenosugar biosynthesis glycosyltransferase yields MADHLLLFARHPALGLVKTRLAHTVGDEEALRVYQELLDHTRAAADGVAAAKTLWLAGEPAASPNFFTDWLGYEQLPQPAGELGQRMQHAFEAAFAAGATRVVIIGTDCPELTSTHLREAFDQLAHHEVVVGPALDGGYYLLGMRTVVPDFFRNKAWSTDSVLTDTLADAARLGLRVAQLVPLSDVDTASDLLAWQSRRG; encoded by the coding sequence ATGGCCGACCACCTGCTACTTTTTGCCCGCCACCCGGCCCTGGGCCTGGTCAAAACCCGCCTGGCGCATACCGTGGGCGACGAGGAAGCCCTGCGCGTGTACCAGGAGCTGCTGGACCACACCCGCGCGGCGGCCGACGGCGTGGCCGCGGCCAAAACCCTGTGGCTGGCCGGCGAGCCGGCGGCAAGCCCGAATTTCTTCACCGATTGGCTTGGCTACGAGCAGCTACCCCAGCCCGCCGGGGAGCTTGGGCAGCGGATGCAGCACGCCTTCGAAGCCGCCTTTGCCGCCGGTGCCACCCGGGTCGTCATCATCGGCACCGACTGCCCGGAGCTGACCAGCACGCACTTACGGGAAGCTTTCGACCAGCTAGCCCACCACGAGGTCGTCGTGGGCCCGGCCCTGGATGGGGGCTACTACCTGCTGGGAATGCGCACGGTAGTCCCCGATTTTTTTCGGAACAAAGCCTGGAGTACTGACTCGGTACTGACCGACACCCTGGCCGACGCCGCCCGCCTGGGCCTGCGCGTGGCCCAGCTTGTGCCCCTGAGCGACGTGGACACCGCCAGCGACCTGCTGGCCTGGCAAAGCCGCCGCGGCTAA